The Deinococcus aquaedulcis sequence TGCGTGTTTCTGCGCAAGCAGCGCTTCGAGGTGCTGTTCGACCTGGGCACCCGCGCCCTGATGGACGGCTACGCCCGCGAGGCGGTGGCCAGCTTCGCGGCGGCACTGGAACGCTTTTTCGAGTTCTACGTGCGGGCCTTTACGCTGCAGCAGGCGGCCGGGACCGAGCGGGATTTCAGTGCGGCACAAGCGGCCCTGGACGGCACGTGGCGCCACGTGGCCAGCCAGTCCGAGCGCCAGCTGGGCATGTTCGCCCTGGCCTACCTGCTGCGCGAGGGCCGTGAGCCGGAATTCCTGACCCCGGCGGGCCTGGGCACCGACTTCCGCAACCGGGTGATTCACCGGGGCGCGCTGCCCACCCGCGCCGAGGTCGACGCTTACGCGGCGGGGGTCTTTGCCCTCATAGACCGCCTGCTGACCGAACTGGGCGAGGCCGCCGCCCACGTGGAACTCGCGCAGGAGGGGGTGTTCGCCGCGCACCTCGCCCGGCTGCCAGACGGGGTCACGGCGGTATTCGAGGAACACCCGGGGATGTTCCGCGCCCGGCGCTTTGCCGGGGCGGGCCCTGCCCTCAGCCCGGTGCCCAAGGCAGACCTGCCAGCGGTCAAGGGCGTGCGCGGCGTGAACGACGCCCGCGCCTTTCAGCAGGCCCTGTTCCAGCAGGCCCTGGCCGAACGCGGCGCCCTGCTGCAGGCCTTCAAGGGGTCGGGGCGCTAAGGACGTTGCACCTCACGTTGCGACTTTTCAGGAAAGCGCCCAAAAGTCTCCACTCCTGGTGCAACGTCCTTTTTTCGATACTCGCTTCGCTCGGTTGATCTACAGATCAACTTCGAGCGACTTAAGGCCCACCAGCCACCAGCGCAGGAAGCCCGGCAGGCGCGCGCGCCACGCGGCTTCATCATGCCAGTGGCCTTCACCGATGGTGAAGTGAACCTCCTGCACGTGTGGGCGCAGGTGCGCGGCCATGTTGCGGGCCAGTTCAGTCACCTCCTGGGCCCCCGTCAGACTGCCGCCCTCGTGGTCGCCCATATCCACCCACACGCGCGCCTGGGGATCACGGCGCCCCTGCCACCAGCGCAGGAGTTCAAAGTCGGCGGGCCACACCGCTGGGCTGAATACCCCCAGCGTGCCGTAGGTGCCGGGGTCGCGCAGGCCGCAGTAGGCCGTGATCAGCCCCCCGAACGACGAACCCGCCAGCGCCACCTGTGAAGGCGGCACCGGCCCGAAACGTCGTCGCAGCTCTGGCAGCAGGGCGTCCCTCAACCAGTCGGCGTACTCGTCAGCGCCGCTGGAAAAGGCATTCAGCTCAAAGGGAAAGGGCACATAGCGGCGGCTGCGGTCCTCGTTCACCGGCAGCGCGGCCACGCGGCAGGGCCAGCCCGCCTCGGCCAGCGCCTGCGCTGCACCCGCCGCGTTCCAGCTTTCGCCGGCAAAGGTGGGGCCCTCGTCGAACACATTCTGGCCGTCGTGCAGGATCAGGAGCGGCAGCGGGCCGTCGTGTCCGGCCGGCCACCACAGGCGCACGCTCTGGGGCCCCCACGGCGCGGCCAGCGTCACCTCCTCGCGCGGGGGAGCGGAGCGCACAGGCCGCCCCTGCCCGGCGCGCGCGTCCTGCCAGCCGGCCACCGTCAGCTCCACCACGCCCGGCCCGCGCACCACCACCGGGTGGGCCGGCGCGCGCCCGCCCCAGGCGTCGCCCTCCTCGGTCACGGTTCCGTCCGGGTGCCGTGAGCGCACCTTCACACCGGTCAGGGTGCCGTCAGGCAGGTCCGCGCGCAATTCGCCCTGCGTAAACACAAACGGACCGGGGTCGGCGGCCCAGCCCCGGAAGTCGCCGGTCAGAAACAGCGTGCCGGCTGGGGGCGAACCGGGCGGCAGGTGCAGACGAAAGCGCACTTCGGGCATGGGGGCAGTGTGGCACAGCCCCGTGGGCCCCCCGCCGACCCCGGCTTGGGTGAAGGCGACGTCAGCTTCCCGTGAGGGTTATGTCAGGTGCCGGGCGCTAGGCTTTTGGCGTGGAGGACGAGGTTTCGCCCGGCCTTTTCCCGGCGTGCCCAGGGTTGTCTCCACCCCGGAAACTTGATATATTCGCACTCAAGTTTCCTGTTTCGGTCTTTTCAGGAACCCACCCTCAAGACGACCCACCCGGGCGAAAGGAGTTCCGACCATGCCCACCCTTCCCCAGACTGTTCCCGTCTGCCCGGTTCGCGGCAGCGTGATCTACCCCACCATGGTGCAGCACATCGACGCGAGTCGGGCGCTGTCCATTAATGCCATTGAGGCCGCCATGCAGGGCGAGAAGGTCATTCTCATCGTGTCGCAGCGCGACAAGGATGTGGACGACCCCAAAGGCAGCGACCTGTACGACGTGGGCACCGCCTGCAACGTCCTGCGCGTGCGCAAGAACCCTGACGGCACGGTGCAGATGCTGGTCAGTGCCGTGGCCCGGGTGAAGGCCAGCAACTACCGGCGCAGCGATTACCTGAGCGCCGACATTGCCCCCCTGGAGGCCGAGGCCGACAGCCCCGTGGAACTGCAGGCGCTGAGCCGCGAACTGCGCGAGCGCTTCGACACCATCGCCTCGAACGGCAAGATCAGCGCCGAGAACGTGCAGACCATCCACGCCAAGGATGACATTGGCGAGATGGCCGACCACATCGCCTTTAACCTGGATTTCAAACTGGAAGACAAGCAGGCCCTGCTGGAGCAGGCCAGCCTGACTGCCCGCATCCGCAAGCTGCTGACCCTGCTGGACACCGAGCAGGAAGTGCAGGCTGTGCAGGCCAAGATTCGCGCGCAGGTGAAAGAAGAGATTGACAAGAACCAGCGCGAATACTACCTGCGCGAGCAGATGAAGGTGATCCAGAAGGAGCTGCAGGGCGGCGACGACGGCGAAGAAGGCGACGAGGCCGAAGCCTTCCG is a genomic window containing:
- a CDS encoding alpha/beta hydrolase, with the translated sequence MPEVRFRLHLPPGSPPAGTLFLTGDFRGWAADPGPFVFTQGELRADLPDGTLTGVKVRSRHPDGTVTEEGDAWGGRAPAHPVVVRGPGVVELTVAGWQDARAGQGRPVRSAPPREEVTLAAPWGPQSVRLWWPAGHDGPLPLLILHDGQNVFDEGPTFAGESWNAAGAAQALAEAGWPCRVAALPVNEDRSRRYVPFPFELNAFSSGADEYADWLRDALLPELRRRFGPVPPSQVALAGSSFGGLITAYCGLRDPGTYGTLGVFSPAVWPADFELLRWWQGRRDPQARVWVDMGDHEGGSLTGAQEVTELARNMAAHLRPHVQEVHFTIGEGHWHDEAAWRARLPGFLRWWLVGLKSLEVDL